Proteins found in one Miscanthus floridulus cultivar M001 chromosome 4, ASM1932011v1, whole genome shotgun sequence genomic segment:
- the LOC136549797 gene encoding uncharacterized protein yields the protein MSMALSRFTQWLWPGGAAARVVATHEHPSGGLTSSSFPDFPSGFREPDTVTFYTGGGAGGRRARPRRVRNRRRSRGEARVDREYDMVIVPSDGGGCLSGSDSDDSDWSIGWLEPQAPELQTDGDPENCFAVLVPCYRHGCQEQQPQRHEGRFLGAGTLTDGGLSDGKNFVEQWLSSLQN from the exons ATGTCCATGGCGTTGAGCCGCTTCACGCAATGGCTGTGGCCgggtggcgcggcggcgcgggtggTCGCCACCCACGAGCACCCCAGTGGGGGcctgacgagctcctccttcccggACTTCCCCTCCGGGTTCCGGGAGCCCGACACCGTCACGTTCTACACCGGCGGGGGCGCCGGCGGCCGCCGCGCGCGCCCGAGGAGGGTCAGAAATCGCCGCCGCAGCCGCGGGGAGGCCCGTGTCGACCGGGAGTACGACATGGTCATCGTCCCGTCCGACGGCGGTGGGTGCTTGTCCGGCTCCGACTCGGACGACTCCGACTGGTCCATCGGCTGGCTCGAGCCACAGGCGCCGGAGCTGCAGACGGACGGCGACCCCGAGAACTGCTTCGCCGTCCTCGTGCCATGCTACCGCCACGGTTGCCAAGAGCAGCAGCCCCAGAGGCACGAGGGCAGGTTTCTTGGCGCCGGCACCCTCACCGATGGTGGCCTCTCTG ATGGAAAGAATTTTGTAGAGCAGTGGCTTTCTTCTCTCCAGAACTAA